In one window of Lewinella sp. 4G2 DNA:
- a CDS encoding DUF1080 domain-containing protein, producing the protein MKQLLTTVLTLLTLSLTAQITDPAATEFYTPVPPKVTAGQSVNTAPSDAIILFGEDGSTAEWVMKEGDGPVEWSVADGVLTVKPGTGFIKTRRDFGDVQLHIEWRSPNEPDKEGQLRGNSGVFFMDRYEVQVLESNGSETYTNGQAGSIYKESPPLVNATRKMGEWNTYDVIFMKPHFNKDGMLIRPATVTVLHNGVLVQNHHVIQGVTAYIGLHTYTAHGDAPLTLQDHSNEVSYRNIWVREL; encoded by the coding sequence ATGAAGCAACTACTAACTACGGTTCTTACCCTCCTAACTCTTTCCCTAACCGCCCAGATCACCGACCCCGCCGCCACGGAATTTTACACCCCCGTGCCCCCAAAGGTCACCGCCGGCCAAAGCGTCAATACCGCCCCCAGCGACGCCATCATCCTCTTCGGCGAAGACGGCAGCACGGCAGAGTGGGTCATGAAGGAAGGAGATGGACCGGTAGAGTGGTCAGTTGCCGACGGCGTCCTAACCGTCAAGCCCGGCACCGGTTTCATCAAAACCCGCCGCGATTTTGGTGACGTCCAGCTTCACATCGAGTGGCGCAGCCCAAACGAACCCGATAAGGAAGGCCAACTCCGCGGTAACTCCGGAGTCTTTTTCATGGACCGCTACGAAGTACAGGTCCTCGAAAGCAATGGAAGCGAAACCTACACCAACGGCCAAGCTGGTAGCATCTACAAGGAAAGCCCTCCGCTCGTCAATGCTACCCGCAAGATGGGGGAATGGAATACCTACGACGTCATCTTCATGAAACCCCACTTCAATAAGGATGGGATGCTCATCCGCCCCGCCACGGTGACGGTGCTACACAACGGCGTGCTCGTCCAGAACCACCACGTCATCCAAGGCGTGACTGCCTACATTGGCCTCCATACCTACACCGCTCACGGAGATGCGCCCCTCACGTTGCAGGACCACAGTAACGAAGTTTCCTACCGCAACATTTGGGTACGGGAGCTATAG
- a CDS encoding glycerate kinase, translating to MNILVCPDKFKDSLSASEAVAAIREGILRVLPDAIVTGQPLADGGEGSLQILQQLLPLKEHRLEVTGPLRRPVSARYLMGAGKAYIESAEACGLQHVPRHRRDPGFTTTIGVGQLIEDALARGATEINLFLGGSATNDGGAGMAAALGYTFRSDRGNDFVPSGNSLRYVTRIGREAGSTDLRSVTFRAVCDVNNPLLGPAGATYTYATQKGAQPEDLPTLEAHQKAWAAVVSDACGMDHSSTPGAGAAGGLGYGALSFLNAEIVSGTDWLIEAVGLRQLAATADLIITGEGQIDEQTLSGKVVAGVGRLAYDSKTKAWAICSSSRLPNGVNPVGIERVISLVEANTISPEESINNGKYWLTKTIADQLRQFA from the coding sequence ATGAACATCCTCGTCTGTCCCGATAAATTCAAAGACTCCCTTTCCGCCTCGGAAGCAGTGGCCGCCATTCGTGAAGGAATCCTCAGGGTTCTCCCCGATGCCATCGTTACCGGCCAGCCGTTGGCGGATGGTGGCGAAGGATCGCTGCAAATCCTCCAGCAACTCCTGCCGCTGAAGGAACACCGGCTGGAAGTAACCGGCCCCCTCCGCCGGCCCGTCTCCGCCCGGTACCTTATGGGAGCCGGTAAAGCTTATATCGAATCCGCCGAAGCCTGCGGTTTGCAGCACGTTCCCCGCCACCGTCGCGACCCGGGCTTCACCACCACCATCGGTGTAGGGCAGCTAATTGAAGACGCTCTGGCCCGCGGAGCAACAGAGATAAACCTGTTCCTCGGGGGAAGTGCTACCAACGACGGGGGAGCCGGAATGGCCGCCGCCCTGGGCTATACTTTTCGGTCGGATCGTGGCAACGACTTCGTCCCTTCCGGCAATTCTCTCCGCTACGTCACCCGCATCGGCCGCGAAGCGGGAAGTACGGACTTGCGAAGCGTCACCTTTCGGGCCGTCTGCGATGTCAACAATCCACTCCTCGGGCCAGCGGGAGCTACCTATACCTACGCGACCCAGAAGGGCGCCCAGCCGGAGGACTTACCCACGCTGGAAGCCCACCAAAAAGCCTGGGCCGCGGTCGTCAGTGATGCTTGCGGCATGGACCATTCATCCACCCCCGGAGCTGGTGCGGCAGGAGGGTTGGGTTACGGTGCCCTCTCTTTCCTAAACGCAGAGATCGTATCCGGAACCGACTGGCTGATCGAGGCCGTAGGGCTCCGTCAACTAGCCGCCACGGCGGACCTCATCATCACCGGCGAAGGGCAAATCGACGAGCAAACGCTCTCCGGAAAAGTAGTCGCGGGAGTAGGGCGACTCGCTTATGATTCCAAAACGAAAGCCTGGGCCATCTGTAGCAGCAGTCGGCTACCCAATGGCGTCAATCCCGTTGGTATTGAGCGGGTGATCAGTTTGGTGGAAGCCAATACTATCAGCCCGGAGGAATCCATCAACAACGGTAAATACTGGCTGACTAAGACGATCGCTGATCAACTCCGGCAGTTTGCTTAG
- the queE gene encoding 7-carboxy-7-deazaguanine synthase: MARTYKIKESFYTLQGEGAQAGRAAVFLRFTGCNLWSGREEDRTEAVCKFCDTDFIGTDGQNGGRYDLEACANLVASLWPGGGKPYVVCTGGEPLLQLDEPLIEALHLRGFEVAVETNGTVAVPESIDWVCVSPKANAELVVTKGDELKLVYPQPEVGAQPEQFVNLNFTHFFLQPKDERGHDHTPATVAYCMEHPQWRISLQTHKLMGID; the protein is encoded by the coding sequence TTGGCCAGAACCTACAAGATCAAGGAATCCTTTTACACCCTCCAGGGCGAAGGCGCTCAGGCCGGCCGCGCCGCCGTGTTCCTACGGTTCACAGGTTGCAACCTCTGGAGTGGCCGGGAAGAAGACCGGACGGAGGCCGTTTGTAAGTTCTGCGATACTGACTTCATCGGTACCGACGGACAAAACGGCGGCCGCTACGACCTGGAGGCCTGCGCAAATCTCGTGGCCAGTCTCTGGCCTGGTGGAGGGAAACCCTACGTTGTTTGTACGGGCGGGGAGCCGCTACTGCAGCTGGATGAACCGCTGATTGAAGCCCTCCACTTACGTGGTTTTGAGGTCGCCGTTGAGACTAATGGGACGGTCGCGGTGCCAGAAAGCATCGACTGGGTTTGCGTGAGCCCCAAAGCCAACGCAGAGCTGGTCGTGACGAAAGGGGATGAGCTCAAGTTGGTCTACCCACAACCTGAAGTAGGTGCGCAACCCGAGCAATTTGTGAACCTCAATTTCACCCATTTCTTCCTCCAACCAAAGGACGAACGGGGCCACGATCACACGCCGGCGACGGTAGCCTACTGTATGGAGCATCCCCAATGGCGCATCAGCCTGCAGACCCATAAATTGATGGGGATTGATTAG
- a CDS encoding NAD(P)-dependent oxidoreductase gives MRIAFLDKAAHPYLKNALQMEGHTVDELDHLTRPDVLQALQLYDGLMIRSRLDIDRELLDACPPHFRFVARWGVGTDHIDLEYAKEKGIQVFNSPEGSKHTVAEHTVGMMLMLLNHLGRADRQIRDGGWIRRGNIGTELGHLTVGLIGYGNMGQNTAQRLSGFGCKVLTHDKFRKNYGDEYAEEATLEQIQEEADVVSLHMFLEGNHYYADKEWFAAFAKPIYLINTARGPIVKTEDLVEAMESGKVLGAALDVHEYEDKSFVHLDPADLPAPFQYLHDSDRTVLTPHIAGWSEDAEEGHAHTLFAKLEVAFRKQAG, from the coding sequence ATGCGAATAGCCTTCCTCGACAAAGCCGCCCACCCCTACCTAAAGAACGCCCTCCAAATGGAAGGCCACACCGTAGATGAACTCGATCACCTGACGCGGCCCGACGTGCTGCAAGCCCTTCAGCTTTACGACGGGCTGATGATCCGTAGCCGCCTCGACATCGACCGGGAATTGCTCGATGCCTGCCCACCCCACTTCCGCTTCGTCGCCCGCTGGGGTGTCGGGACGGACCACATCGATCTCGAATACGCCAAGGAGAAAGGTATCCAGGTTTTCAATAGCCCGGAAGGCAGCAAGCACACGGTGGCCGAACATACCGTAGGAATGATGCTGATGCTCCTTAACCACCTCGGCCGGGCGGACCGGCAGATTCGCGACGGCGGCTGGATTCGCCGCGGCAATATTGGAACGGAATTGGGTCACCTCACCGTAGGGCTTATTGGCTACGGAAACATGGGCCAAAACACCGCCCAACGACTGAGTGGCTTCGGCTGCAAAGTGCTCACCCACGATAAATTCCGCAAGAACTACGGCGATGAGTACGCGGAAGAAGCAACCTTGGAACAGATTCAGGAAGAGGCGGACGTAGTTTCCCTGCACATGTTCCTGGAGGGCAATCACTACTACGCCGATAAGGAATGGTTCGCCGCATTTGCCAAGCCGATCTACCTCATCAATACCGCCCGCGGCCCGATCGTCAAGACCGAAGACCTCGTGGAAGCGATGGAAAGCGGGAAAGTACTGGGCGCTGCGCTGGACGTCCACGAATACGAGGACAAATCGTTCGTCCACCTGGACCCAGCGGATCTGCCCGCCCCTTTTCAGTACCTCCACGATAGCGACCGCACGGTGCTGACGCCCCACATCGCCGGTTGGAGCGAGGATGCCGAGGAGGGCCACGCCCATACCTTGTTCGCTAAGCTGGAGGTGGCCTTTCGCAAGCAAGCTGGCTAA
- a CDS encoding M56 family metallopeptidase, which produces MADLTTTLLPLASAFGFTLLHSCWIGLLVYVLVRTIAPLLPTASGRYFLAYVGLLTVGFGSAYAFYDTYYVAPICENLLLAPPPEVFSMSVSPSTTTPPSELSSNFTVFTPWLSLCYLIGLLPAAFLLFRKHQEIQRLRSTGLSKMPAAWQSSIRPILEAHPLTRTVSLHLSSVATEVMTVGFWSPIIVVPVALANQISPEMARTLLLHELAHVRHYDHLLNYPQQVLRVLFFYHPAVHALCRIIDREREHRCDDWVARQCSDRRTYASALVAAAQFSYTSNPLAMSASKTPFTFRIHRLFNGDRAPKDGRFALSALFLLTLAITQFPLKQAGAAAGAVNCLQEDKPVVTPLPEIIALNDLDVLPTEEAQPVNPPAATPPPATVPVTVEEVIPTVVATPTLSPAPAAAPAEVALDTIKPEEFEIDNEDRETLELDASGTVTNVQVRTSGTNVENVVIRIDGVVMKEMSLNDLDAQRIEQIDITKDKESLRALGFEEYEGLVDVTTKDGVRKMLKEEKSSPIKIRGVEEGNIAYFLHGTRVEPTPGLKFVNPDDILSITVVKDREQLDRDGLQGFDGAVYITTKNKRKTTRKLRKQKSKN; this is translated from the coding sequence ATGGCTGACCTGACAACTACCCTACTGCCACTGGCCTCCGCCTTCGGTTTCACGCTGCTCCACAGTTGTTGGATCGGCCTGTTGGTGTACGTCTTGGTTCGGACGATCGCGCCGCTGCTCCCAACCGCTTCCGGTCGGTACTTCCTGGCTTACGTGGGGCTGCTAACTGTTGGATTTGGGTCTGCGTACGCCTTTTACGATACCTATTACGTAGCGCCCATTTGCGAAAACCTGCTGCTGGCGCCCCCACCGGAAGTATTCTCTATGTCCGTTAGCCCTAGCACTACGACGCCGCCAAGTGAGCTTTCGTCTAACTTCACGGTCTTCACCCCCTGGCTGAGCCTTTGCTACCTGATCGGCCTGTTGCCCGCGGCGTTTTTACTGTTTCGCAAACACCAGGAAATTCAGCGCTTGCGTAGCACGGGCCTGAGCAAAATGCCGGCTGCCTGGCAATCTTCCATTCGGCCAATTCTCGAGGCTCACCCGCTTACCCGTACCGTTAGCCTGCACCTCAGTTCAGTAGCTACGGAGGTGATGACCGTCGGATTTTGGTCCCCCATCATCGTCGTGCCGGTGGCCCTCGCTAATCAGATCAGCCCGGAGATGGCGCGCACGTTGCTATTGCACGAGTTGGCCCACGTCCGCCACTACGACCACCTCCTGAATTACCCACAGCAAGTCTTGCGCGTGCTGTTTTTCTACCACCCCGCCGTCCACGCCCTCTGCCGCATTATTGACCGCGAGCGAGAGCACCGTTGTGACGACTGGGTTGCCCGCCAGTGTTCCGATCGCCGTACTTACGCCTCCGCGCTGGTGGCGGCGGCCCAATTTTCTTACACCTCAAATCCCCTTGCCATGAGCGCATCTAAAACCCCGTTCACCTTCCGTATTCACCGCCTCTTCAACGGCGACCGCGCGCCGAAGGATGGCCGCTTTGCCCTGTCGGCCCTATTCCTGCTTACGCTTGCTATCACTCAATTCCCACTGAAGCAAGCGGGCGCTGCCGCAGGTGCCGTGAATTGTTTGCAAGAAGATAAACCGGTAGTCACCCCATTGCCGGAGATCATTGCCCTTAACGACTTGGATGTCCTTCCAACGGAGGAAGCCCAACCGGTTAATCCCCCTGCGGCAACCCCACCACCAGCCACTGTTCCCGTCACCGTGGAGGAAGTCATACCCACCGTCGTCGCCACCCCTACCCTTTCCCCCGCACCCGCGGCAGCGCCCGCTGAAGTAGCGTTGGATACGATCAAACCGGAGGAATTTGAAATTGATAACGAGGACCGGGAAACGCTGGAACTCGATGCCTCCGGGACAGTAACCAATGTGCAAGTCCGGACCAGCGGCACCAACGTTGAAAACGTGGTGATTCGGATTGACGGCGTAGTGATGAAGGAAATGAGCCTGAATGACCTCGACGCACAGCGCATTGAGCAAATCGATATCACCAAGGATAAGGAAAGCCTGCGTGCGCTCGGGTTTGAGGAATACGAAGGCCTCGTGGACGTGACGACAAAGGATGGGGTCCGCAAAATGCTCAAAGAAGAAAAGTCGTCCCCCATAAAAATCCGTGGCGTGGAGGAAGGAAACATTGCCTACTTCCTGCACGGAACTCGCGTCGAACCAACACCCGGTCTTAAGTTCGTCAACCCGGACGATATCCTTTCCATTACCGTCGTGAAAGACCGTGAACAACTGGACCGAGATGGTCTCCAGGGCTTTGACGGGGCCGTCTACATCACTACCAAAAACAAGCGCAAGACCACCCGCAAACTGCGCAAACAAAAGAGCAAGAATTAG
- a CDS encoding BlaI/MecI/CopY family transcriptional regulator — protein MPALPHPSEAQLEILDLLWTDQPATVQQLHARLADRRQVSYNTVLTQLQRMAKSGLVERNTDQRTHTYVAAHLREAIEQSVFGRLANTAFGGSKVNLALRALGNETPSPAELEELEAWIKKQKG, from the coding sequence ATGCCTGCCCTCCCCCACCCTTCGGAAGCCCAATTGGAGATCCTTGACTTGCTTTGGACGGACCAACCCGCCACCGTGCAACAACTCCACGCCCGCTTAGCCGACCGGCGGCAGGTGAGCTACAACACCGTGCTTACCCAACTGCAGCGCATGGCGAAGTCCGGCCTCGTGGAAAGGAATACCGACCAGCGCACCCACACCTACGTGGCGGCCCACCTGCGCGAAGCCATCGAGCAATCCGTCTTTGGCCGGCTCGCGAACACCGCCTTTGGAGGCAGTAAGGTGAACCTGGCCCTGCGTGCGCTGGGCAATGAGACACCCAGCCCCGCCGAACTGGAGGAGCTGGAAGCCTGGATCAAAAAACAGAAAGGATAA
- a CDS encoding L-threonylcarbamoyladenylate synthase, whose protein sequence is MLISINADNPQPRLIQQMVDILEDGGVIIYPTDTVYGIGCDITNKNAVERVARIRGLDPSKALFSFMCQDISQITDYSKTINNDVFRVIKHNTPGPFTFILNSNNKTPKILKNRKETIGVRLVDNNIVDALVRGLGRPILTASVKREGDDVQEYFSDPQEIYEVYGKRVDAVIDGGMSSNRPSTVIICTGDQPEVYREGAGVLK, encoded by the coding sequence ATGCTTATTTCCATTAATGCCGATAACCCCCAACCACGCCTCATCCAGCAAATGGTGGACATCCTCGAAGACGGCGGCGTAATTATCTACCCCACCGATACGGTTTACGGCATTGGCTGCGACATCACGAACAAGAATGCCGTCGAGCGCGTCGCCCGCATCCGGGGTCTGGACCCCAGCAAGGCCCTGTTCAGCTTTATGTGTCAGGATATCTCCCAGATCACTGACTACTCCAAGACGATCAACAATGATGTCTTCCGGGTCATCAAGCACAACACGCCCGGCCCCTTCACCTTCATCCTGAACTCCAACAACAAGACGCCGAAGATCCTGAAGAACCGGAAGGAAACCATTGGTGTACGCCTCGTGGACAACAATATTGTCGACGCCCTGGTGCGTGGGCTCGGCCGGCCCATTCTGACGGCCTCCGTAAAACGGGAAGGGGACGATGTACAGGAGTACTTCAGTGACCCTCAGGAAATCTACGAGGTGTACGGCAAGCGCGTGGATGCAGTCATCGACGGTGGGATGAGCAGTAACCGGCCCAGTACCGTCATCATCTGTACGGGTGACCAACCGGAAGTATACCGCGAAGGTGCCGGGGTACTTAAATAG